The following are from one region of the Deinococcus misasensis DSM 22328 genome:
- a CDS encoding type II toxin-antitoxin system PemK/MazF family toxin, protein MLIRRGDILLVNFAPAREHEANYTHPAVVVTNNVANAHAHVITVVPITSNITQVYPHDLFLPVNRSGLNKDSKAQVSLIRAVDSSRVIRRLSYLPDDLMLELSERLKEHLALG, encoded by the coding sequence ATGTTGATTCGCAGAGGAGACATCCTGCTGGTCAATTTTGCCCCTGCCCGTGAGCACGAAGCCAATTACACCCATCCAGCAGTGGTGGTCACCAACAATGTGGCCAATGCCCATGCCCATGTGATCACTGTGGTGCCCATTACCAGCAACATCACCCAGGTTTACCCCCATGACCTGTTCTTGCCCGTGAACCGCAGTGGGCTGAACAAGGACAGCAAAGCCCAGGTATCTTTGATTCGTGCGGTGGATTCTTCCAGGGTCATTCGCAGGCTGAGTTACCTGCCGGATGATCTGATGCTGGAGCTTTCGGAGCGTTTGAAAGAGCACCTCGCACTGGGATGA